In a single window of the Penaeus monodon isolate SGIC_2016 chromosome 3, NSTDA_Pmon_1, whole genome shotgun sequence genome:
- the LOC119586063 gene encoding piggyBac transposable element-derived protein 3-like, whose amino-acid sequence MMVDHLRAEFKQIPMTEHLSIDEQMVPFKGASGLKQYIPKKTVKWGYKLFVLADHKGMIYDFFPYEGKKHPVRREGVPDLGASANSVLILAESIPENKNHKLYIDNWFTSKPLVEHLATRGIWICGTIQARRSWFIIQG is encoded by the coding sequence ATGATGGTGGATCACCTTCGCGCAGAATTCAAACAAATCCCTATGACTGAGCACTTATCCATTGATGAGCAGATGGTTCCTTTCAAAGGGGCTTCAGGTTTGAAgcaatatatcccaaaaaaaactgTCAAGTGGGGATACAAGCTTTTTGTGCTAGCGGATCATAAGGGaatgatatatgattttttcccATATGAAGGTAAAAAGCATCCAGTCAGAAGAGAAGGAGTTCCAGATCTTGGTGCTAGTGCTAACTCAGTTCTCATCTTAGCAGAATCTATccctgaaaataaaaatcacaaactcTACATAGACAATTGGTTCACATCTAAACCTCTGGTTGAACATTTGGCAACAAGAGGAATATGGATTTGTGGGACAATTCAAGCACGAAGATCCTGGTTTATCATTCAAGGATGA